From the Thermoanaerobaculia bacterium genome, one window contains:
- a CDS encoding CHAT domain-containing protein: MNRTPGGFLHGGSWMALALVTGLAAPGSPAAAAVVVEAITAPPGAQAPLAAGDAVVRWRLTGASPARSGELAHWGELELLPLIESPRGTLEIDLVRGGSPQRVTLAPAAWILKGRPAGAGAELLAFVAGFADKSSTLDATGVEGRLAGTSDEIRSWVWVRFADARGKRSDWLGAEQGYAIAIALSPAIVAADLERFRGDALRRLGRLAEAEAAYRRALAVWNRLEPAGLGASTALGALGSLRAAQYELAEANRFYAEVAAIRKRLAAGSWLYANALNNLGTLAGRRNDLAAAEDYLLEALAIAERGQGDAAPLLANLGIVARLRGDFERAEMYTRRAIGLFREAGNRREMASKLMTLANVLGDLGRFDDAFATYAEALAGLAGEHPDRELVGTVHANRAKVFQLKGDYPAAATDLAAARTWLAFELPRTSTEALVTALESEQAKARGDLGEAGRLAEITLSARSRLQPDTSFEAQAASELAGVRDLQGRTADADTLFQRSIRALERQQQRLGGGDRGLVAFRTKYAGIYRAYQEFLLRNARTEAAFELYERSRAQALLALLQQRDLDFTENDLPPSLHSRRSAILLDIDRAYLALAKVPEDDATAREAQRQALESLHAERELVTREIHAASPRLAAIEAPPALALDAIRRGLAPGTLLLAYSVGAKSSTLFALPAGGELTAHPIAAGEPELAADVRRWVELTTATTLGRAELAGLERRLGDRLLSPVAGQLAKARRLLVVPDGALHALAFAALPDPRDPGKRLIEALPVSHQVSASVHAALARRPAAGIGAIGAIGSVAVFADPVTAATAPARLRRELGRLPATRREAARVNQAFGGRAHLFLDADATEATARREMASASLAHFATHAVVDEALPLDSALVLSPSGGDEGLLQAWEIAEQVKLTSDLVVLSACETARGGDRGGEGVLGLVRAMQVAGARSVVASLWRVDDESTAELMGRFYSALATGLPRDEALRRAQLELLRGGVEVERDGRKVALRTSEPRHWAPFILIGPAD; the protein is encoded by the coding sequence ATGAATCGGACTCCGGGCGGCTTCCTTCACGGCGGATCCTGGATGGCCCTGGCTCTCGTGACCGGGCTCGCGGCGCCGGGATCTCCGGCTGCTGCGGCGGTCGTGGTGGAAGCGATCACGGCGCCGCCGGGGGCGCAGGCGCCGCTCGCGGCGGGCGATGCAGTGGTGCGCTGGCGGCTCACCGGCGCCTCGCCGGCGCGCTCCGGAGAGCTGGCGCACTGGGGGGAGCTCGAGCTCCTGCCGCTCATCGAGAGTCCGCGCGGCACCCTGGAGATCGACCTGGTGCGTGGCGGGTCGCCGCAGCGCGTGACGCTGGCGCCGGCGGCCTGGATCTTGAAAGGACGCCCGGCGGGTGCGGGCGCTGAGCTGCTGGCCTTCGTCGCCGGTTTCGCCGACAAGAGCTCGACGCTCGATGCCACCGGCGTCGAGGGGCGCCTGGCCGGGACTTCGGACGAGATTCGCAGCTGGGTCTGGGTACGATTCGCCGACGCGCGCGGCAAGCGCTCCGACTGGCTCGGGGCCGAGCAGGGCTATGCCATCGCGATCGCGCTCTCCCCAGCCATCGTCGCAGCCGATCTCGAACGCTTTCGGGGCGATGCCTTGCGGCGGCTCGGCAGGCTCGCCGAAGCGGAAGCCGCCTACCGACGCGCGCTCGCCGTCTGGAACCGGCTCGAGCCCGCGGGCCTGGGCGCCTCTACCGCGCTCGGCGCGCTGGGCTCCCTGCGCGCCGCGCAGTACGAGCTCGCCGAGGCGAACCGGTTCTACGCCGAGGTGGCTGCGATCCGGAAACGGCTCGCCGCCGGGAGCTGGCTGTACGCCAACGCGCTCAACAATCTCGGGACGCTCGCCGGACGCCGGAACGACCTGGCCGCGGCTGAAGACTACCTGCTCGAAGCGCTGGCGATCGCCGAGAGGGGGCAGGGTGACGCCGCACCCCTGCTCGCCAATCTGGGAATCGTGGCGCGTCTGCGCGGCGATTTCGAACGCGCGGAGATGTACACCCGCCGGGCGATCGGGCTCTTCCGCGAGGCGGGCAACCGCCGCGAAATGGCCAGCAAGCTCATGACGCTCGCCAACGTGCTCGGCGACCTCGGGCGATTCGATGACGCGTTCGCCACCTACGCCGAAGCCCTCGCAGGCCTCGCCGGCGAGCACCCCGACCGCGAACTGGTCGGCACCGTGCATGCCAATCGCGCCAAGGTCTTTCAATTGAAGGGTGACTACCCCGCCGCAGCGACCGATCTCGCCGCCGCCCGGACGTGGCTGGCTTTCGAGCTGCCGCGGACCTCGACCGAGGCCCTGGTGACGGCACTCGAGTCCGAGCAGGCGAAGGCGCGCGGAGATCTCGGCGAAGCGGGCCGCCTCGCGGAAATCACGCTCTCGGCGCGCTCCCGCCTCCAGCCCGACACCAGTTTCGAAGCGCAGGCCGCTTCGGAGCTGGCCGGCGTACGGGATTTGCAGGGTCGGACGGCGGACGCCGACACCCTCTTCCAGCGTTCGATTCGGGCCCTCGAACGGCAGCAGCAGCGTCTCGGCGGTGGCGATCGCGGCCTGGTCGCTTTCCGTACCAAGTACGCCGGAATCTACCGCGCTTATCAGGAGTTCCTGCTTCGCAACGCACGGACCGAAGCCGCCTTCGAGCTCTACGAGCGCTCGCGCGCTCAGGCGCTGCTGGCGCTCCTGCAGCAGCGCGATCTCGACTTCACCGAGAACGATCTCCCGCCGTCGCTGCACAGCCGGCGAAGCGCGATCCTGCTCGACATCGACCGCGCCTACCTCGCGCTCGCGAAAGTCCCGGAGGACGACGCCACCGCGCGCGAAGCCCAGCGCCAGGCTCTCGAATCGCTGCACGCCGAGCGGGAGCTCGTGACGCGCGAGATCCACGCCGCCTCGCCGCGCCTCGCCGCCATCGAGGCGCCACCGGCCCTCGCGCTCGACGCGATCCGGCGCGGTTTGGCGCCGGGGACGCTGCTGCTCGCCTACAGCGTCGGCGCGAAGTCGTCGACGTTGTTCGCTCTGCCCGCGGGAGGCGAGCTCACGGCCCACCCGATCGCCGCCGGCGAGCCCGAGCTCGCCGCCGACGTGCGGCGCTGGGTCGAGCTCACGACAGCGACCACGCTCGGTCGCGCCGAGCTCGCCGGCCTCGAGAGGCGCCTCGGTGACCGGCTGCTCTCGCCGGTCGCCGGCCAGCTGGCGAAGGCCCGGCGTTTGCTCGTCGTTCCGGATGGCGCTCTCCACGCGCTCGCTTTCGCCGCGCTCCCGGACCCGCGCGATCCGGGCAAGCGCCTGATCGAGGCACTCCCCGTGTCGCACCAGGTCTCGGCTTCGGTCCATGCCGCGCTCGCCAGGCGCCCGGCGGCCGGTATTGGCGCCATTGGAGCCATTGGATCCGTCGCCGTCTTCGCCGACCCGGTGACCGCGGCGACGGCACCGGCGCGCCTGCGGCGCGAGCTCGGCCGGTTGCCGGCGACGCGGCGCGAGGCGGCGCGAGTCAACCAGGCGTTCGGAGGCCGGGCGCACCTCTTCCTCGACGCCGACGCCACGGAGGCGACCGCCCGGCGGGAGATGGCTTCGGCGTCGCTCGCTCACTTCGCCACTCACGCGGTGGTCGACGAGGCGCTGCCGCTCGACTCGGCACTGGTGCTCTCGCCCTCTGGCGGCGACGAGGGGTTGCTCCAGGCCTGGGAGATCGCCGAGCAGGTGAAGCTCACGAGCGACCTCGTCGTGCTCTCGGCCTGCGAAACGGCGCGTGGCGGAGATCGCGGCGGCGAGGGGGTTCTCGGCCTGGTGCGGGCGATGCAGGTGGCCGGCGCCCGCAGTGTCGTCGCCAGCCTCTGGCGCGTCGACGACGAGTCGACCGCCGAGCTCATGGGACGCTTCTACTCGGCCCTCGCGACCGGACTGCCGCGCGACGAAGCGCTGCGCCGGGCCCAACTCGAGCTTCTGCGCGGCGGCGTCGAGGTCGAGCGCGACGGTCGCAAAGTGGCTCTGCGGACCTCGGAGCCGCGCCACTGGGCGCCGTTCATCCTGATCGGCCCGGCCGACTAG
- a CDS encoding zf-HC2 domain-containing protein, translated as MSDLTCREIEERLPWFLHGSLSPVERAELSAHLAGCAECRGALAATREASALFAGHPEAATLVDYALGLPLDPADGLERSTLELHLAHCTECREELQLVGADRSSVAAAGSAAASGIAGPAGQRPVAPAPAPGPPRRWGRALALAAALVATTALSVWVAMRARTPVPEARVALVELLPADSRTRGTAAADAAAVGVDRRVATTLLLVTDRAEAWEEVRVRLGEPAAERPQWQATGLKPAAGGAYALFLPAGALRAGELGIELEGRIGATWARIAHYRVVVAP; from the coding sequence ATGAGCGACCTCACCTGCCGCGAGATCGAAGAGCGCCTTCCCTGGTTCCTGCACGGGAGCCTCAGCCCCGTGGAGCGGGCCGAACTTTCAGCCCATCTCGCGGGCTGCGCGGAGTGCCGCGGGGCGCTCGCGGCCACCCGCGAAGCGAGCGCGCTGTTCGCCGGCCACCCCGAGGCGGCGACGCTCGTGGACTACGCTCTCGGGCTGCCGCTCGACCCTGCGGACGGCCTCGAGCGCTCCACCCTCGAGCTCCACCTGGCGCACTGCACGGAGTGCCGGGAGGAGCTTCAGCTGGTCGGAGCCGACCGAAGCTCGGTGGCGGCTGCCGGTTCGGCTGCGGCGTCCGGGATCGCGGGCCCGGCCGGGCAGCGTCCTGTCGCGCCGGCCCCGGCGCCCGGGCCGCCGCGCCGATGGGGCCGGGCGCTCGCCCTGGCGGCTGCCCTTGTTGCGACCACGGCACTTTCGGTGTGGGTCGCGATGCGCGCGCGGACCCCGGTGCCGGAGGCCCGGGTCGCCCTCGTCGAGCTCCTTCCCGCGGATTCCCGCACGCGCGGCACCGCGGCCGCCGACGCTGCGGCGGTAGGCGTCGATCGCCGTGTCGCGACGACGCTGCTTCTGGTCACCGATCGAGCCGAGGCGTGGGAGGAGGTACGCGTGCGCCTGGGCGAGCCGGCGGCAGAACGGCCGCAATGGCAGGCGACCGGCCTCAAACCGGCCGCTGGCGGTGCCTACGCGCTGTTCCTCCCAGCCGGTGCGCTGCGCGCGGGCGAACTCGGCATCGAGCTCGAGGGACGAATCGGAGCCACCTGGGCGCGCATCGCGCACTACCGTGTCGTTGTCGCTCCGTAG
- a CDS encoding sigma-70 family RNA polymerase sigma factor — MPEPSAKSSRPEPDRTTAEEERLVAAVVAGDESAIAEVRRWVRGAVSPYRFRLAAEIEDLEQEVVLELIEALSAGRFEGRSRLATYVRRMVHHKCLNRLRARRGKQWVDLDDVQLVDPQPTPYEAARRRHDLELALRVLAGMPEHCRELWAMIHRGLGYEAMGEALGVAAGTLRVRVLRCREKALAARARWTAGGNAKPAGVT; from the coding sequence GTGCCCGAGCCCTCCGCGAAATCGTCCCGGCCCGAACCCGACAGGACAACCGCGGAGGAGGAGCGTCTCGTCGCCGCAGTCGTGGCTGGTGACGAATCGGCGATCGCCGAGGTGCGGCGCTGGGTGCGCGGCGCCGTGAGCCCCTACCGGTTCCGCCTCGCCGCCGAGATCGAGGATCTCGAACAGGAGGTCGTGCTCGAGTTGATCGAGGCGCTCTCCGCCGGGCGCTTCGAGGGGCGGAGCCGGCTCGCGACCTACGTCCGCCGGATGGTGCACCACAAGTGCCTGAACCGGCTGCGGGCGCGGCGCGGAAAGCAGTGGGTCGACCTCGACGACGTGCAACTGGTCGATCCGCAACCGACCCCCTACGAGGCTGCCCGCCGTCGGCACGACCTCGAGCTCGCCCTGCGCGTCCTCGCCGGGATGCCCGAACACTGCCGTGAGCTCTGGGCGATGATCCACCGTGGGCTGGGCTACGAAGCGATGGGCGAGGCGCTCGGCGTCGCCGCCGGCACGCTGCGCGTGCGCGTCCTGCGCTGCCGCGAGAAAGCCCTGGCAGCGCGTGCGCGATGGACGGCCGGCGGTAACGCGAAACCGGCCGGGGTGACATAG
- a CDS encoding amidohydrolase family protein, which yields MRIAAWATAAVLLPATLVGQENPHAFTGARILTITGGEIENGTLLVHRGKIAAVGSGIAIPPGAIVHDVSGRILMPGLVDTHSHVGQVAGADGSAPIQPEVRALDSVNVRHAGIQKAQAGGITTANVMPGSGHLLSGQTVYLKLRDGSTVEELAIRLPDGAIAGGMKMANGTNSRKDPPFPGSRGKSAALVREQYVKAREYCGKRNDPKIAADKRPARELAMEGLCEVLSGRRIVHHHTHRHDDIVTVLRLAEEFGFRVVLHHVSEGWKVAEEIARAKVPASIIQIDSPGGKLEAVDLIFETGATLEKAGVLLAYHTDDPITDSRLFLRSAAMGVRAGLSRQTALAALTLNGARMLDLDPRVGSLEAGKDADFIVLDGDPLSVYTKVLETWVEGEKVFDRSDPLDHLFAVGGYGAGHDSIANEELEMEGSR from the coding sequence ATGCGAATTGCAGCCTGGGCCACCGCTGCCGTGCTCCTTCCCGCCACCCTGGTGGGGCAGGAGAATCCGCACGCCTTCACCGGCGCGCGCATCCTCACCATCACCGGCGGCGAGATCGAGAACGGTACCCTTCTCGTCCATCGCGGGAAGATCGCTGCGGTCGGCAGCGGCATCGCGATCCCGCCGGGGGCGATCGTGCACGACGTCTCGGGCCGGATCCTGATGCCGGGGCTCGTCGACACGCACTCCCACGTCGGGCAGGTGGCGGGCGCCGACGGCAGCGCGCCGATCCAGCCCGAGGTCCGGGCGCTCGACAGCGTCAACGTCCGCCACGCCGGCATCCAGAAGGCGCAGGCGGGCGGCATCACGACCGCCAACGTCATGCCCGGCTCGGGCCACCTGCTCTCCGGGCAGACCGTCTACTTGAAGCTCCGCGACGGCTCGACGGTCGAGGAGCTCGCGATCCGCCTGCCGGACGGAGCGATCGCCGGCGGCATGAAGATGGCCAACGGCACGAACTCGCGCAAAGACCCCCCTTTCCCCGGCTCGCGCGGAAAGTCGGCCGCGCTGGTGCGCGAGCAGTACGTCAAGGCGCGGGAGTACTGCGGCAAGCGCAACGATCCGAAGATCGCCGCCGACAAGCGACCGGCCCGAGAGCTGGCGATGGAGGGTCTGTGCGAGGTCCTTTCGGGCCGGCGCATCGTTCATCACCATACCCATCGTCACGACGACATCGTCACCGTGCTGCGGCTCGCCGAGGAGTTCGGATTCCGCGTCGTGTTGCACCACGTCAGCGAGGGCTGGAAAGTCGCCGAGGAGATCGCGCGCGCCAAAGTCCCGGCCTCGATCATCCAGATCGACAGCCCCGGCGGCAAGCTCGAAGCGGTGGACCTCATTTTCGAGACCGGAGCCACCCTGGAGAAAGCCGGCGTCCTCCTCGCGTACCACACCGACGACCCGATCACCGACTCGAGGCTCTTCCTGCGTTCGGCGGCGATGGGCGTGCGCGCCGGCCTCTCCCGGCAGACCGCCCTCGCGGCACTGACGCTCAACGGCGCCAGGATGCTCGATCTCGACCCGCGCGTCGGCTCGCTCGAGGCCGGCAAGGACGCCGACTTCATCGTTCTCGACGGCGATCCGCTCAGCGTCTACACGAAGGTGCTCGAAACCTGGGTCGAGGGCGAGAAGGTCTTCGATCGCAGCGATCCGCTCGACCACCTCTTCGCCGTCGGCGGCTACGGCGCCGGCCACGATTCGATCGCCAACGAAGAGCTCGAGATGGAGGGGTCGCGATGA
- a CDS encoding amidohydrolase family protein, translating into MTTGKQEKRAFTLVATLATLAILAVTAVTTPGAARAQSLAIRAGTVHTMAGPPISDGVIVIRDGRIESIGPGASTPVPAGFRLLTATVATPGLVDAHSVVGLAGYLNQPHDQDQLERSAPMQPQLRAIDAYNAQEPLVGWLRSFGVTTIHTGHGPGALVSGQTMIAKTRGSTVDEAVVRPLAMIASNLGPSALAEKEKSPGTRAKQMSLLRSALIRADEYRKKVTAAGAAEKPPRDLELEALASVLDGKTPLLVTVNRAQDILSALRLAAEFRIRVVLDGAAEAYLVLDEIRAAGVPVILHPSMARAFDERENLSFETASRLKAAGIPFALQSGYESYVPKTRVVLFEAGIAAANGLELADALAAITLDAAKVLGVADRVGSLEKGKDGDVALFDGDPFEYTTHVTGVVIDGVVVSEASR; encoded by the coding sequence ATGACGACCGGGAAGCAGGAAAAGCGCGCATTCACCCTCGTCGCGACCCTCGCGACCTTAGCGATCCTCGCGGTCACCGCGGTGACGACGCCCGGGGCGGCGCGGGCCCAGAGTCTCGCGATCCGCGCCGGGACGGTCCACACGATGGCCGGCCCGCCGATTTCCGACGGCGTCATCGTCATCCGCGACGGCCGGATCGAGAGCATCGGACCGGGCGCGTCGACTCCGGTGCCGGCGGGGTTCCGCCTCCTCACCGCAACGGTCGCGACGCCCGGTCTCGTCGACGCGCACAGCGTCGTCGGGCTCGCCGGCTACCTCAATCAGCCGCACGACCAGGATCAGCTCGAGCGCTCGGCCCCGATGCAACCGCAGCTGCGGGCCATCGACGCCTACAACGCGCAGGAGCCCCTGGTCGGCTGGCTGCGCAGCTTCGGCGTGACGACGATCCACACCGGCCACGGCCCGGGAGCTCTCGTCTCAGGCCAGACCATGATCGCGAAGACCCGCGGCTCGACCGTCGACGAGGCGGTCGTCCGGCCGCTGGCGATGATCGCCTCGAATCTGGGCCCGTCGGCGCTCGCCGAGAAGGAGAAGTCGCCGGGCACCCGCGCCAAACAGATGTCGCTGCTGCGCTCCGCGCTGATTCGCGCCGACGAGTATCGCAAGAAGGTCACCGCCGCGGGGGCCGCCGAGAAGCCGCCCCGCGACCTCGAGCTCGAGGCACTGGCCTCCGTTCTCGACGGCAAGACGCCGCTCCTCGTCACCGTGAACCGGGCGCAGGACATCCTCTCCGCCCTCCGTCTCGCCGCCGAGTTCCGGATCCGCGTCGTGCTCGACGGCGCCGCGGAGGCCTACCTCGTGCTCGACGAGATCCGCGCCGCCGGCGTGCCGGTGATTCTCCACCCGAGCATGGCGCGCGCCTTCGACGAGCGCGAGAACCTCTCCTTCGAGACCGCCTCCCGGCTCAAGGCGGCGGGGATCCCGTTCGCGCTCCAGAGTGGCTATGAGAGTTACGTCCCGAAGACCCGCGTCGTCCTGTTCGAAGCCGGCATCGCCGCGGCCAACGGCCTGGAGCTCGCCGACGCGCTGGCGGCGATCACGCTCGACGCGGCGAAGGTCCTCGGCGTCGCCGATCGCGTCGGCTCGCTCGAAAAGGGCAAGGACGGCGACGTCGCACTCTTCGACGGCGATCCGTTCGAGTACACGACGCACGTCACCGGCGTCGTCATCGACGGCGTCGTGGTGAGCGAAGCGAGCCGATGA